A window of Patescibacteria group bacterium contains these coding sequences:
- a CDS encoding FKBP-type peptidyl-prolyl cis-trans isomerase, which produces MNNKTTTNENQNQENTNQTEVAKNENANVNASVNEPKKANEANEVGDAKLGDANGLKSEILKPGTGDKQVKNGDLVSVHYKGTLENGKEFDSSYKYNQPFEFTVGAGEVIKGWDLGLVGMKIGEKRKLTIPSELGYGERGAGTVIPGNATLIFEIELLEIK; this is translated from the coding sequence ATGAACAACAAAACAACAACAAACGAAAATCAAAATCAAGAAAATACAAATCAAACAGAAGTTGCTAAAAATGAGAATGCTAATGTAAATGCAAGCGTTAACGAGCCAAAAAAAGCTAATGAAGCTAACGAAGTTGGAGATGCAAAATTAGGAGATGCTAATGGTCTTAAATCTGAAATTTTGAAACCAGGAACAGGTGATAAGCAAGTCAAGAATGGTGATCTTGTTTCAGTTCATTACAAAGGAACATTAGAAAACGGCAAAGAATTTGATTCAAGTTACAAATATAATCAGCCATTTGAATTTACAGTTGGAGCAGGCGAAGTTATTAAAGGTTGGGATTTGGGTTTAGTTGGCATGAAAATTGGAGAAAAAAGAAAATTAACAATTCCATCAGAATTAGGCTATGGCGAAAGAGGTGCAGGTACTGTTATACCTGGCAATGCAACTTTAATTTTTGAAATAGAATTATTAGAGATAAAATAA
- the typA gene encoding translational GTPase TypA, whose amino-acid sequence MNIRNIAIIAHVDHGKTTLVDALLKQSKTHMKKEVSEKTCIMDSNELERERGITIFSKNASVIYKGTKINIIDTPGHADFGGEVERVLKMADGCLLLVDAKEGPMPQTRFVLKKALEMKHKIIVVINKIDKPFARPQYVLDKTFELFLELGADDESADFPVIYASAKQGKAGTTPELEKMTDITPLFDSVLENIKAPTGSDSEPLQMLVTSVSEDNFKGRIAIGRIYNGQIKNKQEVIQINREGKHIKAWLTALMTFDGLERCEVDQVGCGDIVAISGIPEVKIGETIADPANPKALPLLSIEEPTIKMTFSINDSPFAGNEGKFTTSRQIAERLHKELKTDMALKVLDTAEGTWIVSGRGELHLAILIERMRREGFEFQVSRPQVIYKEVDGQRMAPYERIFIEAPEKYQGIIIQKLGSRHAELVDMRIDSGIVYLEFTIPTKGLFGYRSQFKTDTHGLGIMNASFYKYQPDNFVWKERDQGSLISNEKGKTCHYGLTNVQDRGVMFFHPGIDVYEGQVVGQHSRSNDLVVNVCKEKKLSNMRSKGEGVAVHFNAPKVMDLEDALEYIADDELVEVTPLNIRIRKKYLSENDRRKHTRK is encoded by the coding sequence ATAAACATTAGAAATATCGCAATCATCGCTCACGTTGATCATGGCAAAACTACTTTAGTTGATGCGCTTTTGAAGCAATCAAAAACACACATGAAAAAAGAGGTTTCTGAAAAAACCTGCATTATGGATAGTAACGAATTAGAGCGTGAAAGAGGAATTACAATTTTCTCCAAAAATGCTTCAGTAATTTATAAAGGAACAAAAATTAATATTATTGATACTCCAGGTCACGCTGATTTTGGAGGTGAGGTGGAAAGAGTATTAAAAATGGCTGATGGCTGTTTGCTTTTGGTTGATGCCAAAGAAGGTCCAATGCCTCAAACAAGATTTGTTTTGAAAAAAGCATTAGAAATGAAACACAAAATTATTGTTGTTATCAATAAAATAGACAAGCCATTTGCAAGACCTCAATATGTTTTAGACAAGACTTTTGAATTATTCTTAGAATTAGGCGCTGATGATGAATCAGCTGATTTTCCAGTTATTTATGCATCAGCAAAACAAGGAAAAGCTGGCACAACTCCTGAATTAGAAAAAATGACTGATATCACTCCATTGTTTGATTCAGTTTTAGAAAATATCAAAGCTCCAACTGGAAGTGATAGCGAGCCATTGCAAATGTTAGTTACTTCAGTTAGTGAAGACAATTTTAAAGGCAGAATTGCAATCGGCAGAATTTACAATGGCCAAATTAAAAATAAGCAAGAAGTTATTCAAATCAATCGCGAAGGCAAACACATCAAAGCTTGGTTAACAGCATTGATGACTTTTGATGGTTTAGAGCGATGCGAAGTTGATCAAGTTGGTTGTGGAGATATTGTCGCAATTTCTGGAATTCCAGAAGTTAAAATTGGCGAGACAATCGCTGATCCAGCAAATCCAAAAGCATTGCCATTATTGAGTATTGAAGAGCCAACTATAAAAATGACTTTCAGTATTAATGATTCTCCATTTGCAGGAAATGAAGGTAAATTTACAACTTCAAGACAAATTGCTGAAAGATTACACAAAGAATTAAAAACTGATATGGCTCTAAAAGTTTTAGATACTGCCGAAGGAACTTGGATTGTTTCAGGACGCGGTGAATTGCATTTGGCAATTTTAATCGAAAGAATGAGACGTGAAGGATTTGAATTCCAAGTCTCTCGTCCTCAAGTAATTTACAAAGAAGTCGATGGACAAAGAATGGCTCCTTATGAGAGAATTTTTATTGAAGCTCCTGAAAAATATCAAGGCATAATTATTCAAAAATTAGGCAGTCGCCATGCCGAATTAGTTGATATGAGAATTGACAGCGGAATCGTTTATTTAGAATTTACAATTCCAACAAAAGGCTTGTTCGGTTATCGCAGTCAATTTAAAACAGATACTCATGGCTTAGGCATTATGAATGCAAGTTTTTACAAATATCAGCCAGATAATTTTGTATGGAAAGAAAGAGATCAAGGATCTTTAATCTCAAATGAAAAAGGCAAAACTTGTCATTATGGTTTAACAAACGTTCAAGATCGCGGTGTCATGTTTTTCCATCCTGGTATTGATGTTTACGAAGGCCAAGTTGTTGGTCAGCATTCTAGATCAAATGATTTAGTTGTTAATGTTTGCAAAGAAAAAAAATTATCAAATATGCGTTCAAAAGGCGAAGGTGTTGCTGTCCATTTTAATGCTCCAAAAGTAATGGATCTAGAAGACGCATTAGAATATATTGCTGATGATGAATTAGTCGAAGTTACTCCTTTAAATATCAGAATCAGAAAGAAATATTTATCAGAAAATGACAGAAGAAAACACACACGTAAATAA
- a CDS encoding CxxC-x17-CxxC domain-containing protein, whose protein sequence is MFNNDNGAPRQMVQGNWTCSDCGKEITELPFQPSGDRPVHCKECWAKKRSENRSSFQDRAPRQMVQGNWACSECGKPITELPFEPKGDRPVLCKDCWRAKRPARF, encoded by the coding sequence ATGTTTAATAACGATAACGGCGCTCCAAGACAAATGGTACAAGGTAACTGGACATGTTCAGATTGTGGTAAAGAAATCACAGAATTACCTTTTCAACCATCAGGAGACAGACCAGTACATTGCAAAGAATGTTGGGCAAAAAAAAGATCAGAAAATAGATCAAGTTTTCAAGACAGAGCACCAAGACAAATGGTGCAAGGAAATTGGGCTTGCTCAGAATGTGGCAAACCAATAACAGAATTACCTTTTGAACCAAAAGGTGATCGCCCAGTATTATGCAAAGATTGCTGGAGAGCAAAAAGACCAGCAAGATTCTAA
- a CDS encoding ATP-grasp domain-containing protein — protein sequence MKKNNSLEGKTILLVNTGTSKKKFIIQRLKKLGLNIVVLHKEKNWAKDYVKDWIIADTYNHTESLSRVREYIENHPKRKIDGVITFWEDDILLTSKIVDRFNFIGIPYDIARQCRNKYLFRQFCEKNGIKAPRHRIVHTKKDLIKVAKDFKFPLVIKPAFGSSSAYVVKVHNMEELAETFNYVKKNISTDSESALTDGFEIFVEEYLDGDEVDIDILMQNGKAKFHSISDNYNKSHNQFFVDSGQAIPSSLPAENQEELLDLAEETLEKFGIQNGCIHFEAKSTPKGAYPIELNLRMGGDYVYSYTKSAWNIDLIENSVKIATGEFIKIKQKETPDKYLIGWDLHPDQSGMLVELDIDEELKNKKCLEDLNLYKEIGDPILIPPEGYERIGWLTVSGENPLDAQDNLKDVLKHINFRVTKFDNESSLGKTSRLNSLSAAVFNKNLLLSAAKFAKVRRIDKKDQRNLHIGIVGNAVDYSVSNTFKTESIGQAMVKTLRNRGYQVTFFDFNNLTKAFNELKHSDIDLAINICDRLNNSEKAQAEAAAILESLQIPYVGSDYFTLALCQDKIKVKKLLSYHNTPTPAWDYAYELDEEINPDLKYPLIVKPGNADSAIGITNDSVVKNKKELKRQLKKIIGELGMPALVEEYIEGDEYDVSILGTEIEDIKVLPLARSSFKKLPKDYWHIYTYDAKHQKNHPIYKKIRVERPAKNLSKKLEALVTEIAIDAYAILDCRDYGRVEIRVDSDGNPYVLELNPNTSIGNIDFLPQAAKLMGLEYADFLEEIINLAITRYKSQKTPVPFANGHAKKNNVLRQTAKIKNISPEAIAVQQ from the coding sequence ATGAAAAAAAACAATTCTTTAGAAGGCAAAACAATTCTCTTAGTCAATACTGGCACATCCAAGAAAAAATTTATCATCCAAAGATTAAAAAAACTTGGCTTGAATATTGTTGTTTTACATAAAGAAAAAAACTGGGCAAAAGATTATGTCAAAGATTGGATTATTGCCGATACATATAATCATACCGAATCATTATCAAGAGTTCGAGAATATATTGAAAATCATCCAAAAAGAAAAATTGATGGTGTTATTACTTTCTGGGAAGATGATATTTTGTTAACTTCAAAAATTGTTGATCGATTCAATTTTATTGGCATTCCTTATGACATTGCTCGTCAATGCCGTAACAAATATTTATTCCGCCAATTCTGTGAAAAAAATGGCATCAAAGCTCCAAGACATAGAATTGTTCATACAAAAAAAGATTTAATCAAAGTTGCCAAAGATTTTAAATTTCCATTAGTTATAAAACCAGCTTTTGGTTCTTCTAGTGCTTATGTTGTCAAAGTTCACAATATGGAAGAATTAGCTGAAACATTTAATTATGTTAAAAAGAATATTTCTACAGATTCAGAATCAGCTTTGACTGATGGTTTTGAAATTTTCGTTGAAGAATATTTAGATGGCGATGAAGTTGATATTGATATTTTAATGCAAAATGGCAAAGCTAAATTTCATTCAATTTCTGATAATTATAATAAAAGCCATAATCAATTTTTCGTTGATAGTGGACAAGCTATTCCTTCCAGTTTGCCAGCAGAAAATCAGGAAGAATTATTAGACTTAGCTGAAGAAACATTAGAAAAATTTGGCATTCAAAATGGCTGTATTCACTTTGAAGCAAAATCTACTCCAAAAGGAGCTTATCCAATTGAATTGAATTTGCGTATGGGTGGAGATTATGTTTATTCTTATACTAAATCAGCTTGGAATATAGATTTGATTGAAAATTCTGTCAAAATCGCAACTGGTGAATTTATAAAAATTAAACAAAAAGAAACACCAGATAAATATCTAATTGGTTGGGATTTGCATCCTGATCAATCAGGCATGCTAGTTGAATTAGACATTGATGAAGAATTAAAAAATAAAAAATGTTTAGAAGATCTTAATTTATATAAAGAAATAGGTGATCCAATTTTGATTCCTCCAGAAGGTTATGAAAGAATTGGCTGGCTTACTGTTTCTGGTGAAAATCCATTAGACGCTCAAGATAATTTAAAAGATGTTTTAAAGCACATCAATTTTCGAGTTACCAAATTTGATAATGAATCATCTTTAGGCAAGACATCTCGTCTTAATAGTTTATCAGCTGCAGTATTCAATAAAAACTTATTATTAAGCGCTGCAAAATTCGCCAAAGTCAGACGCATTGATAAAAAAGACCAGCGTAATCTGCATATTGGCATAGTTGGCAATGCAGTTGATTATTCAGTTTCAAATACTTTTAAAACTGAATCAATTGGTCAAGCAATGGTCAAAACTTTGCGCAATCGCGGTTATCAAGTTACTTTTTTTGACTTCAATAATTTAACAAAAGCGTTTAACGAATTAAAGCACAGCGATATTGATCTAGCCATAAATATTTGTGATCGTTTAAATAATTCTGAAAAAGCGCAAGCAGAAGCTGCTGCAATTCTTGAATCATTGCAAATTCCTTATGTCGGTTCTGATTATTTTACGCTTGCTTTATGCCAAGACAAAATCAAAGTTAAAAAATTATTAAGTTATCACAACACACCAACACCAGCTTGGGATTATGCTTATGAATTAGATGAAGAAATTAATCCAGATTTAAAATATCCATTAATTGTCAAGCCAGGAAATGCAGACAGCGCTATTGGCATTACAAATGATTCAGTTGTTAAGAATAAAAAAGAATTAAAACGACAATTGAAAAAAATTATCGGCGAACTTGGCATGCCAGCTTTGGTTGAAGAATATATTGAAGGCGATGAATATGATGTTTCAATTTTAGGAACAGAAATAGAAGACATTAAAGTTTTACCTTTAGCTCGTTCTAGTTTCAAAAAACTTCCAAAAGATTATTGGCACATTTATACTTATGACGCAAAGCATCAAAAAAATCATCCAATTTACAAAAAAATTAGAGTTGAACGTCCAGCCAAAAATTTAAGCAAAAAATTAGAAGCTTTAGTAACAGAAATTGCAATTGATGCTTATGCAATTCTTGATTGTCGCGATTATGGTCGCGTAGAAATCAGAGTTGATTCAGATGGCAATCCATATGTTTTGGAATTAAATCCAAATACATCAATTGGTAATATTGACTTTTTGCCTCAAGCAGCAAAATTAATGGGTCTTGAATATGCGGACTTTTTAGAAGAAATAATTAATCTAGCAATCACTAGATATAAATCTCAAAAAACTCCAGTGCCATTTGCTAATGGACATGCTAAAAAGAATAATGTCCTAAGGCAAACTGCAAAAATCAAAAATATTTCGCCAGAAGCAATAGCTGTTCAGCAATAA
- a CDS encoding DUF308 domain-containing protein encodes MKTGTLSSYSWAMILRGVIAILFGVLALFWPDLTLELLVFLFAFYALFDGIIAIIASISSIKHHKNWWAFMLEGLLGIAAGIFALILPEVTLFILLYVIAAWAVITGLMEIIAVFSVGWDEPTKLLIGLAGLASIILGVIMFLYPSGSLLVLSWLLGIYALIFGILLMMFGVQIKKIDK; translated from the coding sequence ATGAAAACAGGTACATTGTCTAGTTATTCGTGGGCGATGATTCTTAGAGGTGTCATTGCAATTTTATTCGGCGTTCTAGCATTATTTTGGCCAGATTTGACATTAGAATTGTTAGTCTTTTTATTTGCATTCTATGCTTTGTTTGATGGCATTATCGCAATTATCGCTTCAATCAGTTCAATCAAGCATCACAAAAATTGGTGGGCATTTATGTTAGAAGGTTTGCTTGGCATTGCCGCTGGAATTTTCGCTCTAATTTTACCGGAAGTTACATTATTTATTTTGCTTTATGTCATTGCTGCATGGGCAGTAATAACAGGATTAATGGAAATAATAGCTGTCTTTTCTGTTGGTTGGGACGAGCCAACAAAATTATTAATCGGTTTAGCAGGTTTAGCTTCAATTATTTTGGGAGTAATTATGTTCTTATATCCATCCGGAAGTTTATTAGTTTTGTCATGGCTATTAGGAATTTATGCTTTAATATTTGGAATATTATTAATGATGTTCGGTGTCCAAATAAAGAAAATTGATAAATAA
- a CDS encoding TMEM175 family protein encodes MQEHIKPHKLKDVLKESDLWIKNVKNTERIMDFCSAIFAFSVTLLIIQIAVPIDWTEKSLYDEFQILWPEVLGYLICFYVIVKFWMSNLHMFSYIKILNRNFLILICVMLLTITFLPFPSDLFSTHFNKITTTMIFGLSIALVAFMTFLVWLYLYFHKELHFENIDKKVILYNSFLAFNIALSFGLAVACMMLTNNINLMWIFYLIFIILFNFITRKIAKNYAIK; translated from the coding sequence ATGCAGGAGCATATTAAACCTCACAAACTTAAAGATGTTTTGAAGGAAAGTGATCTGTGGATAAAAAATGTAAAAAATACTGAACGCATAATGGATTTTTGCAGTGCGATTTTTGCTTTTTCCGTTACCTTACTAATAATTCAAATTGCTGTTCCGATAGATTGGACTGAAAAATCACTTTATGATGAATTTCAAATTTTATGGCCAGAGGTCTTAGGTTATCTTATTTGTTTTTATGTTATTGTAAAATTTTGGATGAGCAATCTGCATATGTTTAGTTACATCAAGATTTTAAATAGAAATTTCTTGATTTTAATCTGTGTTATGCTTCTAACAATTACTTTTTTGCCATTTCCATCAGATCTTTTTAGTACTCATTTTAATAAAATTACAACAACTATGATTTTCGGTTTGAGCATTGCTCTTGTTGCTTTTATGACTTTTCTAGTCTGGCTTTATTTATACTTTCACAAAGAATTGCATTTCGAAAATATCGATAAAAAAGTAATTTTATACAATTCATTTTTAGCTTTCAACATTGCATTATCATTCGGATTAGCTGTTGCTTGTATGATGTTAACAAATAACATTAATCTGATGTGGATATTCTATTTAATCTTTATCATTTTATTCAATTTCATCACTCGCAAAATCGCAAAAAATTACGCAATCAAATAA
- a CDS encoding L,D-transpeptidase family protein: protein MKKIIVSALALIGLCFSLSQVLAYDTSSPELKIYNANTLRLNKGFFAYDKNFKGGASVAFAKLDDSNNNFIITGAGYGGGPQVKIFDKFGNEKYSFMAFSSNFKGGVNVSAGDVNKDGYDEIICSQASSGQAWIKVYDKTGKKVISNFLAFSSGFKGGANVASGDINGDKKDEIIVGAGYGGGPQVRVFNKKGNPIFSSYPFAFDYKGGVNVASGDVDNDLKDEIIASQASEGQAWVKVFKANKDVTVLGNFLAYDSKFKGGATVSAIDVNNDKKAEVITGAGFGGGPQVKVFTASGNSLGKDFFAFDQNYKGGINVASGKLTNTGKNKILASVASYKGERGNYPYQKYIEVDISEQWLKYFQDGRKIGYSLASTGNYGTDTPLGTFFIFSKRLSVRMSGPGYDLPGVPYVLSFLGPYTIHGTYWHSNFGHRMSHGCVNLPTPFAAQVYNWADIGTPVVIHS from the coding sequence ATGAAAAAAATTATTGTAAGCGCATTAGCACTTATCGGTTTGTGTTTTAGTCTTAGTCAAGTATTAGCTTATGACACATCATCTCCAGAATTAAAAATCTATAATGCTAATACATTACGATTAAACAAAGGTTTTTTTGCTTACGACAAAAACTTTAAGGGCGGTGCAAGTGTTGCTTTTGCAAAATTAGATGACAGCAATAATAATTTTATAATCACTGGTGCTGGTTATGGTGGCGGACCTCAAGTTAAAATTTTTGATAAATTTGGAAACGAAAAATATTCATTCATGGCTTTTTCATCAAACTTCAAAGGTGGAGTTAATGTTTCTGCTGGAGATGTTAATAAAGATGGCTATGACGAAATAATTTGTTCTCAAGCAAGTTCTGGCCAAGCTTGGATAAAAGTTTATGACAAAACAGGTAAAAAAGTTATTTCAAATTTTTTAGCATTTTCATCAGGCTTTAAAGGCGGAGCAAATGTTGCCTCAGGCGATATTAATGGCGATAAAAAAGATGAAATAATTGTTGGCGCAGGCTATGGAGGCGGTCCACAAGTTCGAGTTTTCAATAAAAAAGGCAATCCAATATTTTCTTCTTATCCTTTCGCATTTGATTACAAAGGCGGAGTAAATGTTGCGTCTGGAGACGTTGATAATGATTTAAAAGATGAAATTATTGCAAGCCAAGCATCAGAAGGTCAAGCTTGGGTAAAAGTTTTCAAAGCTAATAAAGATGTCACTGTTCTTGGAAATTTTTTAGCCTATGATAGCAAATTTAAAGGCGGTGCAACTGTTTCAGCAATTGATGTTAATAATGATAAAAAAGCAGAAGTCATAACAGGTGCTGGATTTGGTGGCGGTCCTCAAGTCAAAGTTTTTACAGCTTCAGGCAATTCTTTAGGCAAAGATTTTTTTGCCTTTGACCAAAATTATAAAGGCGGAATTAATGTTGCTTCTGGCAAATTAACTAATACAGGAAAAAACAAAATTTTAGCATCAGTTGCAAGCTACAAAGGAGAAAGAGGAAATTATCCATATCAAAAATACATTGAAGTTGATATTAGCGAACAATGGTTGAAATATTTTCAAGATGGCAGAAAAATAGGTTATTCTCTAGCATCAACAGGTAATTATGGCACAGACACTCCATTGGGCACATTTTTCATTTTTTCCAAAAGGCTTTCAGTTCGAATGTCAGGGCCTGGTTATGATCTTCCAGGAGTTCCTTATGTATTATCATTCTTAGGTCCATATACAATTCATGGCACTTATTGGCATAGCAATTTTGGACACAGAATGAGCCATGGCTGTGTTAATCTGCCAACACCTTTTGCAGCACAAGTTTATAATTGGGCAGATATTGGTACTCCAGTTGTGATACATTCGTAA
- a CDS encoding DUF5679 domain-containing protein yields MEAYCVKCKAKQEMSDAKEIKMKNGRPATTGKCPKCGTKMFRIGKAK; encoded by the coding sequence ATGGAAGCATATTGTGTAAAATGTAAAGCTAAACAAGAAATGTCAGACGCAAAAGAAATCAAGATGAAAAATGGCAGACCAGCAACAACTGGTAAATGCCCAAAATGCGGAACAAAGATGTTCAGAATCGGAAAGGCAAAATAA
- a CDS encoding Wzz/FepE/Etk N-terminal domain-containing protein, whose amino-acid sequence MKNLLNLKKYWLILIAFTLIFSVIGFVASVVQTQKYESTVQLLVIQKYGDQFDAFTAKRSAETVAETLSSVVYTSSFMNQTLNAPLGITDNFPKDLKERKQAWKKEINARLLEGGNFQIIVRDKDRDQAEKIAYGVAYIFVTNGSEYHGGGQQVDIKMVEKPITSVKPVSPNIYLNTILGFVAGLFTAIGIIFLLPEKKEVKKTKIIKKAEPKFPFKKATSTVPENLPIAKTFEKSEDKKGYTGEEYSENKVDEWVKSGRK is encoded by the coding sequence ATGAAAAATTTACTTAATCTAAAAAAATATTGGTTAATTCTTATTGCCTTCACTCTAATCTTTAGTGTGATAGGTTTTGTTGCTTCTGTTGTCCAAACTCAAAAATATGAGTCAACAGTCCAACTTTTAGTTATTCAGAAATATGGTGATCAGTTTGATGCTTTTACAGCCAAAAGATCAGCAGAAACAGTTGCTGAAACATTATCAAGCGTTGTTTATACAAGCTCATTCATGAATCAAACTTTAAATGCGCCTCTTGGCATAACTGATAATTTTCCAAAAGATTTAAAGGAAAGAAAACAAGCTTGGAAAAAAGAAATCAATGCTAGATTATTAGAAGGCGGTAATTTCCAAATTATCGTTCGTGATAAAGATAGAGATCAAGCTGAAAAAATAGCTTATGGCGTTGCCTATATATTTGTTACAAATGGTAGCGAATATCATGGTGGTGGTCAGCAAGTTGATATTAAAATGGTTGAAAAACCAATTACTTCAGTCAAACCTGTTAGCCCAAACATCTATTTAAATACAATCTTAGGCTTTGTTGCTGGTTTATTCACAGCAATTGGAATTATATTCTTGCTTCCTGAAAAAAAGGAAGTAAAGAAGACTAAAATAATTAAAAAAGCAGAGCCAAAATTTCCATTCAAAAAAGCTACTTCAACTGTTCCAGAGAATTTACCAATAGCTAAAACTTTCGAAAAATCAGAAGATAAAAAAGGTTATACTGGCGAGGAATACTCTGAAAATAAGGTTGATGAATGGGTGAAATCAGGAAGAAAATAA
- a CDS encoding glycosyltransferase family 4 protein, whose translation MKKSLFLTYFFPPERGGIQNYLYNICKRLPSDKVVVWAPINSNASDFDKKQGFKIIRKSYNSSLRMFGLSSVDYFFTLRKIVKENEVKVIHCGHIHPMGMTAYLAKKILHIPYIVYTHGTEIKEIDSKSGFHKKMMKRVLDDAQNIVVTTDFMRDYIASKFGFLKSDDKTTNSETENMLSEKFIKIPPGVNTELFHPLDSLKIKQRFELENQKIILTCGRLVPRKNHELVIKAMPNVLKRVPNAKYYIIGNGPTLEKLRLLIRNLRLDDKVKIYTKITDKDLNFYYNLCDVFIMPSKEMENKKDIEGFGLVYLEANACKKPVIAGNSGGVAEAVLDGQTGILVNPENIKEITDSLIKILRDEKLANDLGNYGYERVKKDFDWNELVKKLAKILEIGN comes from the coding sequence ATGAAAAAATCATTATTTCTCACCTATTTCTTTCCTCCAGAAAGAGGTGGAATTCAAAATTATCTTTATAACATTTGCAAAAGATTGCCTTCTGATAAGGTCGTAGTTTGGGCACCAATTAATTCTAATGCGTCCGATTTTGATAAAAAACAAGGCTTTAAAATTATCCGAAAAAGCTATAATAGCTCTCTTAGAATGTTTGGCTTGAGCTCTGTTGATTACTTTTTTACATTACGAAAAATAGTAAAAGAAAATGAAGTAAAAGTTATCCACTGCGGTCATATTCATCCAATGGGCATGACTGCTTATTTGGCTAAAAAAATATTACATATCCCCTACATTGTTTATACTCATGGAACAGAAATCAAAGAGATTGATAGCAAGTCTGGATTTCACAAAAAGATGATGAAAAGGGTTTTGGACGATGCGCAGAATATTGTTGTGACAACTGATTTTATGCGTGATTATATTGCTTCTAAATTTGGCTTTTTGAAAAGCGATGATAAAACAACTAATTCAGAAACTGAAAACATGTTATCTGAAAAGTTTATTAAAATTCCACCTGGCGTAAATACCGAGCTTTTTCATCCTTTAGATTCCCTTAAAATTAAACAAAGATTTGAACTAGAGAATCAAAAGATTATCTTAACTTGCGGAAGATTGGTGCCACGCAAAAATCATGAATTAGTGATCAAAGCAATGCCAAATGTTTTGAAACGCGTTCCAAATGCAAAATATTACATTATTGGCAATGGACCAACTCTTGAAAAATTAAGATTATTAATCAGAAATTTAAGGCTAGATGACAAGGTCAAAATCTATACTAAAATCACTGATAAAGATTTGAATTTTTATTATAATCTTTGCGATGTCTTTATTATGCCTTCAAAAGAGATGGAAAATAAAAAAGATATTGAAGGATTTGGTCTTGTTTATCTTGAAGCAAATGCCTGTAAAAAGCCGGTAATTGCCGGAAATTCCGGTGGTGTTGCTGAAGCTGTTTTAGATGGTCAAACTGGCATATTAGTAAATCCAGAGAATATTAAGGAAATTACTGATAGTTTAATTAAAATTTTACGTGATGAGAAATTAGCTAATGATCTAGGAAATTATGGGTATGAACGCGTAAAGAAGGATTTTGATTGGAACGAGTTGGTGAAGAAATTAGCTAAAATATTAGAAATTGGAAATTAG